One genomic segment of Impatiens glandulifera chromosome 6, dImpGla2.1, whole genome shotgun sequence includes these proteins:
- the LOC124943703 gene encoding agamous-like MADS-box protein AGL62, whose product MVFSPGKKVFTFGSVDEIINRFLGAHDSSSSQLVEDQQMSNVNAMNNQIMHIQEQLEIEKQRGKVIAQALHSWREQRRWERPIENMSYQQLEMIKGSLENMKALIDQKIYEVSNMFASTSSYNGGESIFNGNIIQVGAMGN is encoded by the coding sequence ATGGTCTTCTCCCCAGGAAAGAAAGTATTTACTTTTGGGTCTGTAGATGAGATTATAAATCGATTTTTGGGTGCTCATGACTCATCTTCTTCGCAACTAGTGGAGGATCAACAGATGTCCAACGTTAATGCAATGAATAATCAAATCATGCATATTCAAGAGCAGTTGGAGATTGAAAAACAACGTGGAAAGGTAATTGCTCAAGCCTTACATTCTTGGCGGGAACAAAGGCGGTGGGAGAGACCCATTGAGAATATGTCATATCAACAACTGGAGATGATAAAAGGATCATTGGAGAATATGAAGGCCCTTATAGACCAAAAGATATATGAAGTTTCTAATATGTTTGCTTCTACTAGCTCCTATAATGGTGGAGAAAGTATTTTCAATGGTAACATCATCCAAGTCGGAGCCATGGGAAATTAA